One genomic window of Candidatus Pseudobacter hemicellulosilyticus includes the following:
- a CDS encoding RNA polymerase sigma-70 factor: MHQNEHIYEEAKLIALLNDGSEYAFQLIYDRYRNRIYRLAVKYLSSPLLAQEIVQDVFLKLWFERANIRTGRPIESWLVTVAKNMIINQLKKLARDWKAAGALKGINTITENPIFDGLKEKEYQALLNKAIDGLSDMQKAVYRLAREEQLSYLRIAEQLNISPLTVKTHMSRALDHIKSFFAERGILFLAAFLFS, translated from the coding sequence TTGCATCAAAACGAACACATATATGAGGAAGCCAAACTCATTGCGCTGCTGAATGACGGCAGTGAATATGCTTTCCAATTGATCTATGATCGTTACCGCAATCGGATTTACAGACTGGCTGTAAAATATCTTTCATCTCCACTGCTGGCCCAGGAAATTGTACAGGATGTATTTCTTAAACTCTGGTTTGAGCGGGCCAATATCCGAACCGGCCGTCCTATTGAGTCCTGGTTGGTGACTGTTGCTAAAAACATGATCATTAACCAGCTGAAAAAGCTGGCCAGGGACTGGAAAGCCGCAGGTGCCCTGAAAGGGATCAACACCATTACTGAGAATCCTATTTTTGACGGTCTGAAGGAAAAAGAATATCAGGCGCTGCTCAACAAAGCCATAGACGGGCTATCGGATATGCAGAAAGCGGTGTACCGGCTGGCCCGGGAAGAGCAGCTATCCTACCTCAGGATTGCCGAACAGTTAAATATTTCGCCCCTTACTGTTAAGACACATATGTCAAGGGCGCTTGATCATATTAAGTCTTTTTTTGCGGAGCGGGGCATCCTTTTTCTGGCCGCATTTCTTTTTTCCTGA
- a CDS encoding FecR family protein produces the protein MNEMHRFNYLLDKLLSKTITIAEKEEFFDLLLSNRFDETLQTRIGNDYLENIEGADLPPHIAQEIVRNILLSEKKTLETIPSVKVVKHRRWIWAAAAVAACLLFLSVWLFKGVNDTGEPSFVSVIPPTTIQHTNTGKIAETIVLPDNTAVTLQPHATLHYPAQFTDTVREVYLEGNAFFKVTRKPNQLFYVYYNKVVTKVLGTSFDVSTNDKTGNIEVAVQSGKVQVYENRELVADPGKAASIIVTPNQKAIYKTFQGVFESTLVEHPQPVNLRTDPKSSFVFEQAKLSSIFTQLENAYDISIVVENESIYNCVFSGDITRQDLYGKLEFICLTINASYEINGTKILVKGKGCPAQ, from the coding sequence ATGAATGAAATGCACAGATTTAACTATCTGCTGGACAAGCTTTTGTCCAAAACGATAACGATTGCTGAAAAGGAGGAATTCTTCGATTTGCTGCTGTCAAATCGTTTTGATGAGACCCTCCAGACCAGGATCGGCAATGATTACCTGGAAAATATTGAAGGCGCGGATCTCCCCCCACACATTGCGCAGGAAATAGTCAGAAATATCCTTTTATCAGAAAAGAAAACGCTTGAAACAATACCGTCGGTTAAAGTGGTCAAACACAGGCGCTGGATATGGGCTGCGGCAGCTGTTGCTGCATGCCTGCTATTTTTATCGGTCTGGTTGTTTAAAGGAGTTAATGATACCGGCGAGCCGAGCTTTGTAAGCGTTATTCCCCCCACTACCATCCAACATACCAATACGGGAAAAATTGCGGAAACCATTGTCCTGCCTGATAACACAGCCGTCACGCTTCAGCCGCATGCTACCTTGCATTATCCTGCTCAATTTACCGACACTGTCAGAGAAGTATACCTGGAGGGTAACGCATTTTTTAAGGTGACCAGAAAGCCAAACCAGCTTTTTTATGTGTACTACAATAAAGTTGTTACCAAAGTGCTGGGTACCAGCTTTGACGTGAGTACCAATGACAAAACAGGCAATATTGAAGTGGCTGTTCAGTCCGGTAAAGTACAGGTATATGAAAACCGGGAGTTGGTAGCGGATCCCGGGAAAGCTGCCAGTATTATAGTTACGCCCAACCAGAAGGCCATTTATAAAACCTTTCAGGGTGTCTTTGAATCAACATTGGTGGAGCATCCTCAGCCGGTGAACCTGCGGACAGATCCAAAATCCTCCTTTGTATTTGAACAGGCAAAGTTGTCGTCCATTTTTACACAGCTTGAAAATGCTTATGACATTTCCATTGTAGTGGAAAATGAGAGCATCTATAATTGTGTTTTTTCAGGGGATATAACCCGGCAGGACCTGTACGGAAAGCTGGAGTTTATCTGTCTTACCATCAATGCCAGTTACGAGATCAACGGTACAAAGATCCTGGTCAAAGGAAAAGGTTGCCCTGCTCAATAG
- a CDS encoding TonB-dependent receptor, producing the protein MRLLAVQITMSLCLGFSLYAKDLNGQDILDRKISLSVEKESLLKVIVSIQKQIDSKFIFSANAIQANREISCFAVKKPLSVLLKELLEPLHIGFRVVDEQVVLYPETVASIPDNPRTGIFKLTTDRIVTGMVRDNEGNPLPGATVSEKGAVNATATDGEGRFRISFSGTKTVLVFTAVGYETQEIAVSESTTVVNVSLKAAVKSLDDVVVIAYGTTKKKDLLSAVSSIKGRDIEQLPVATPQSLIQGRASGVQVVQNSGAPGGGVTVRIRGTTSINAGNDPLYIVDGVPVESGTLSSINLSGSQTSALSAINPDDIESMEVLKDAGALAIYGSRAANGVVLITTKRGKRGATSYSLNYYTGWQQDNPSTRLKLMNSQQAMELVQEGRANALNYGVPSVYGWLLPDSNGKLYNTDWQDAILQTAPISNYEFAIRGGEKKLRFALSAGYFDQAGIIIRSGYKRGSMRLNLDYDASDKLKFGTNISVSRYLNKRVSTEDGATSVIQVALKKSPSMPIYNNDGTFYNGDVSGFMNPVAFANKLKYENQVTSVLGNVYAEYTIIPRLIFRSTIGINYASVLDTYFQPSDAVRNGEASGSAFSSNVTGWVNENTLSYSKIIGRHSLSALAGYSLQERSAFAISAAGRQYATNNIYTLNAASMPTDASSSRSANGLSSVFGRVGYAFGDKYLLEATARRDGSSRFGANQRYAIFPALSAAWRISNEVFWKSDLINDLKLRASAGRTGNQTIGDYVAQGQFTTGANYAGQSGIGMSVIPNPDLTWETTDQYNAGLDISLFKSRVILNIDAYVKKTSNLLLNVPLPNTSGFSSVLQNIGATENKGLEFNLNTVNISKEDFTWNSNFNISFNNNKIVQLYSGESRIIVSAGQGLSGSLVSYSILEVGRPIGSFYGWHHNGVYQNSTDNKDKITNTSTGTNGYLFRGGDLIFDDINSNKTIDNDDRMVIGEAQPKFTGGFTNSFTYKSFDLNILTTFCYGNDVVNGTRYAAESITGFNGTLDLLRRWRNEGDVTDIPKLTWNDPSGSRRFSNRWIEDGSYLRIKNITVGYTLPAAFLKKTGLRTCRVYATGQNVVTFTKYKGYDPEASAFSGNVAYMGIDQATYPQYRALTLGISVGF; encoded by the coding sequence ATGAGATTATTGGCTGTTCAAATAACTATGTCGCTTTGCCTTGGTTTTTCGCTCTATGCGAAAGACCTGAACGGGCAGGACATCCTGGACAGAAAGATTTCTCTTTCTGTAGAGAAAGAATCCTTGCTAAAGGTCATTGTGTCCATCCAAAAGCAGATCGATAGTAAATTTATCTTCAGCGCTAATGCTATCCAGGCCAACCGGGAAATAAGCTGTTTTGCTGTTAAAAAGCCACTCAGCGTCCTGTTGAAGGAGTTGCTGGAACCGTTGCATATCGGCTTCCGGGTGGTGGATGAACAGGTTGTCCTTTACCCTGAAACTGTTGCTTCCATTCCCGATAATCCCCGGACAGGTATCTTTAAGCTGACCACGGACCGGATTGTAACGGGGATGGTCAGGGACAATGAAGGCAATCCCCTTCCAGGCGCTACCGTCAGTGAAAAAGGGGCCGTTAATGCCACAGCCACCGATGGTGAAGGCAGGTTCCGGATAAGCTTTTCAGGGACTAAGACGGTGCTTGTTTTTACGGCAGTGGGATATGAGACGCAGGAGATAGCCGTCAGTGAAAGCACCACTGTGGTCAATGTCAGCTTGAAAGCTGCTGTAAAATCACTGGATGATGTGGTGGTCATTGCCTATGGTACAACTAAAAAGAAAGACCTGCTGTCCGCTGTTTCCTCCATTAAAGGGAGGGACATAGAACAGCTGCCAGTGGCCACGCCGCAGTCTCTGATCCAGGGCAGGGCCTCCGGTGTACAGGTAGTGCAGAATTCCGGAGCGCCCGGTGGTGGCGTAACGGTCCGTATACGTGGTACCACCTCCATCAATGCAGGCAATGATCCGTTGTATATTGTGGATGGTGTACCGGTGGAATCGGGCACCCTCAGCAGTATTAATCTTTCAGGCAGCCAGACCTCTGCCTTGTCTGCCATTAATCCGGATGATATTGAATCCATGGAAGTGCTGAAAGATGCGGGTGCGCTGGCTATCTATGGTTCCCGTGCAGCCAATGGTGTAGTGCTGATCACCACCAAACGTGGAAAAAGAGGAGCAACTTCCTATTCGTTAAATTATTATACGGGCTGGCAGCAGGATAACCCTTCAACACGCCTCAAGCTGATGAATAGCCAGCAGGCGATGGAGCTGGTGCAGGAGGGACGGGCAAACGCCCTGAACTATGGGGTGCCCTCTGTGTATGGCTGGCTGCTTCCTGACAGCAACGGTAAATTATACAATACAGACTGGCAGGACGCAATTTTGCAGACGGCGCCTATTTCAAACTATGAATTTGCCATAAGAGGCGGCGAGAAAAAACTGCGCTTTGCGTTGAGCGCAGGCTATTTTGACCAGGCTGGCATCATCATCAGGTCTGGCTATAAACGTGGCTCCATGAGGCTGAACCTCGACTACGATGCAAGCGATAAGCTGAAGTTCGGTACCAATATATCTGTATCCCGCTACCTGAACAAACGGGTGTCCACAGAAGATGGCGCTACCTCAGTGATCCAGGTGGCTTTGAAAAAATCGCCGTCCATGCCGATCTATAATAATGACGGCACTTTTTACAATGGCGATGTGTCTGGCTTTATGAATCCCGTAGCTTTTGCCAACAAGCTTAAATATGAGAACCAGGTGACTTCTGTACTGGGCAATGTATATGCTGAATATACTATTATCCCCAGGTTGATCTTCCGGTCCACCATCGGTATCAATTATGCATCGGTGCTGGATACATATTTTCAACCTTCAGATGCTGTTCGGAACGGAGAGGCCAGCGGCAGTGCTTTTTCCTCCAATGTTACGGGTTGGGTAAATGAGAACACCCTGTCTTATTCTAAAATTATCGGCAGGCATTCGCTGTCGGCATTGGCCGGGTACAGCCTGCAGGAAAGGAGCGCTTTTGCTATTTCTGCTGCGGGAAGGCAGTATGCCACCAACAATATCTATACCCTTAATGCGGCATCCATGCCTACAGATGCGTCCTCCAGCAGATCGGCCAATGGCCTTTCTTCTGTTTTTGGTCGCGTGGGGTATGCCTTTGGCGATAAATACCTGCTGGAAGCCACTGCGCGGCGTGATGGCTCTTCCCGGTTCGGCGCCAATCAACGGTATGCTATATTCCCTGCCCTGTCCGCTGCCTGGCGTATATCCAATGAAGTATTCTGGAAAAGTGACCTGATCAACGATCTTAAGCTGAGGGCCAGCGCAGGCAGGACAGGTAACCAGACCATTGGCGATTATGTTGCCCAGGGGCAATTCACTACTGGCGCCAACTATGCCGGGCAGAGTGGTATAGGCATGTCTGTGATCCCCAATCCTGATCTGACCTGGGAAACCACGGATCAATACAACGCAGGGCTGGATATCTCCCTGTTCAAGTCGCGGGTTATCCTGAATATCGACGCCTATGTCAAGAAGACTTCCAACCTGCTGCTGAATGTACCGCTGCCCAATACTTCAGGGTTCAGCTCCGTACTGCAGAATATAGGCGCTACTGAGAACAAGGGATTGGAGTTTAACCTGAACACGGTCAATATCAGCAAAGAGGATTTTACCTGGAACAGCAACTTTAATATTTCATTTAACAACAACAAAATTGTACAGCTGTATTCCGGCGAATCGAGAATTATTGTCTCTGCCGGTCAGGGACTTTCCGGGTCATTGGTTTCCTACAGCATCCTGGAGGTAGGTCGTCCCATTGGCAGCTTTTATGGCTGGCATCACAATGGGGTATACCAAAACTCTACTGATAATAAGGATAAGATCACCAATACCAGTACCGGCACCAATGGCTATCTCTTCAGGGGGGGCGACCTCATTTTTGATGATATCAACAGCAATAAGACCATTGATAATGATGACCGGATGGTGATAGGCGAGGCCCAGCCCAAATTTACAGGCGGCTTTACCAACAGCTTTACCTATAAGAGTTTTGACCTGAATATCCTCACTACCTTTTGCTATGGCAATGATGTGGTCAATGGAACGCGCTATGCGGCAGAGTCTATTACCGGCTTTAACGGTACGCTTGACCTGCTGCGCAGGTGGAGGAATGAGGGCGATGTAACAGATATTCCCAAACTGACCTGGAATGATCCTTCCGGGAGCCGTCGGTTCTCAAACAGGTGGATAGAAGATGGCTCTTACCTGCGTATCAAGAATATTACTGTTGGCTACACCCTGCCTGCTGCGTTCTTAAAAAAGACGGGCCTCCGTACCTGCAGGGTATATGCTACGGGGCAGAATGTGGTAACCTTTACAAAATACAAGGGGTATGATCCCGAGGCAAGCGCGTTCAGTGGGAATGTGGCCTATATGGGGATCGACCAGGCTACATACCCCCAATACCGGGCATTGACATTGGGCATAAGCGTAGGATTCTAA
- a CDS encoding RagB/SusD family nutrient uptake outer membrane protein, which produces MKKYFYILTIFTISCSKVTDQVADSIITGTNFFKTASDADNAINGCYDALQGGAANYVIWGDGRTDIFAVTDRSGSADLTVVSGAISANGGYVGWNSLYTGINRCNSVLKNVPNIDDPALAVRKERIIGEAYFLRALFYFYLARTQETAPLITEAYESLKADFFPPNSNRAALFAQVEADLKEAESRVPDLPFSTTIENKGKATKGAIRSTMADLYLWQKKYQEAADAADLVIKSPANYSLVAGSSFGTLFTDKNTRESILEVQYNYTFLEGNTNGLTELFLPIGGSYTAGNWRYQPSAALLNELPSTDLRAPITYRNTGATPAPYRDANQTYIAKYPGTLVGNTLYYDANRIVYRLAEIILFRAEALNELGQTADAVLLLDQVRKRAGLGETTAETQEEVRLAIERERFVELAYEGKRYYDLIRTGRYAVVTGHTDPNWLRWPIPDGELLRNPNLDQNDGY; this is translated from the coding sequence ATGAAAAAGTATTTTTATATTCTTACCATATTTACTATCTCCTGTTCAAAAGTGACTGACCAGGTGGCTGATAGTATCATTACAGGTACTAATTTTTTTAAAACCGCTTCAGATGCAGACAATGCCATCAATGGTTGTTATGATGCCCTGCAGGGTGGGGCCGCCAACTATGTGATCTGGGGCGATGGTCGTACGGATATTTTTGCAGTGACAGACCGGTCGGGCAGTGCTGACCTCACAGTCGTAAGCGGGGCTATTTCGGCAAACGGTGGCTATGTTGGCTGGAACTCTTTGTATACAGGTATCAACAGATGCAACAGCGTATTGAAGAATGTTCCCAACATTGATGATCCTGCACTGGCAGTCCGGAAAGAAAGAATAATTGGCGAGGCTTATTTTTTACGCGCACTTTTTTATTTTTACCTTGCCCGGACACAGGAGACAGCTCCTTTGATCACCGAAGCGTATGAGAGCCTGAAGGCCGACTTCTTCCCTCCCAATTCCAACAGGGCTGCCCTGTTTGCGCAGGTGGAAGCTGACCTGAAAGAGGCGGAAAGCCGGGTGCCGGACCTGCCTTTCTCCACTACCATTGAGAATAAAGGCAAGGCAACGAAGGGGGCAATCCGCAGCACAATGGCCGATCTCTACCTATGGCAGAAAAAATACCAGGAGGCTGCAGATGCAGCGGACCTGGTGATCAAAAGCCCTGCCAACTACTCACTGGTAGCGGGCAGCAGCTTTGGAACCTTGTTCACTGATAAGAATACCCGGGAGTCCATACTGGAAGTGCAGTACAACTATACTTTCCTGGAAGGCAATACCAATGGACTTACGGAACTTTTCCTGCCGATTGGCGGGAGCTATACCGCCGGTAACTGGCGCTACCAGCCATCGGCTGCTCTTTTAAACGAGCTGCCATCCACTGACCTGCGGGCCCCGATCACCTACAGGAATACCGGCGCAACTCCTGCACCGTACAGGGATGCCAACCAGACCTATATTGCCAAATATCCCGGTACACTGGTCGGCAATACGCTTTACTATGATGCCAATCGCATTGTATATCGTTTGGCTGAGATCATTCTGTTCAGGGCGGAGGCATTGAATGAGCTGGGGCAAACGGCTGATGCTGTTCTCCTGCTTGACCAGGTAAGAAAAAGGGCCGGACTTGGGGAAACAACAGCTGAAACGCAGGAAGAGGTGAGGCTGGCCATTGAGCGGGAAAGGTTTGTGGAACTGGCCTATGAAGGCAAACGGTATTATGACCTCATCAGGACAGGCCGGTATGCGGTGGTAACCGGACATACCGATCCCAACTGGTTACGCTGGCCAATCCCTGACGGAGAACTATTGCGCAACCCCAACCTGGACCAAAATGATGGCTATTAA
- a CDS encoding FAD-dependent oxidoreductase yields the protein MRYTLFLFLVIVCLPAKAGANEDPVSYDICIYGGTSAGVIAAYTAALQKKTVLLIEPGSRLGGLSSGGLGFTDIGNKYVVTGLSRDFYRRIGQHYGKFEQWVFEPKVAEAIFLDYIRRSGCRVLYGKRLQTVSKNGTVIGSVLLENTDGSAGTLLVRAKQFIDCSYEGDLMARAGVSYTTGREANSQYHETVNGVQLKEKHQFPDGVDPYILPGKPESGLLWGISAAPLGEAGSGDKKIQAYNFRICLSKDPANQLPITRPADYDSTKYELLLRLLAARPARGLGEILKMDLMPNNKTDINNQGAFSTDMIGMNYAYPDGDYATRDSIFQAHVRYTKGLLYFIGHDPRMPAHLRNEMLQWGYPMDEYPDTEHWTSQLYVREARRMIGEYVMTQDNCTAKVVVKDGIGMAAYTMDSHNTQRIVVSGMVKNEGDVQLKGVKPYPIAYRSITPGRKECSNLLVPVCLSASHIAYGSIRMEPVFMVLAQSAALAAVIAIDQRCAIQEIPVGSLQEQLNKDPLADGSVAEILIDDADVTTVTGEWSKETTGGYGPSLLLNAGKEPASVRFEPVIRKKGKYQVYFYYPKVEKAAELLSVKIYDGKKWRTNKIQSKDIRIVGQTSGEWVSLGMFTFPEGKRALVEISNQDASGTIAADAVLFVPVRNKN from the coding sequence ATGCGGTATACGCTTTTTCTATTCCTGGTTATTGTTTGCCTGCCGGCGAAGGCAGGCGCCAATGAAGATCCAGTTAGTTATGACATCTGTATTTATGGTGGTACTTCTGCAGGTGTTATAGCTGCCTATACCGCAGCCCTGCAAAAGAAGACTGTATTGCTGATAGAACCCGGGTCCCGGCTGGGAGGGCTGTCTTCCGGCGGACTCGGGTTTACAGATATTGGTAATAAGTATGTGGTTACGGGTTTGTCGAGAGACTTTTACCGGCGCATCGGACAGCATTATGGCAAATTTGAGCAATGGGTGTTTGAGCCTAAAGTGGCGGAAGCCATATTCCTGGATTATATCAGAAGATCAGGTTGTCGAGTGTTGTATGGAAAGCGGTTGCAAACGGTCAGTAAAAATGGAACAGTCATTGGATCTGTGCTGTTGGAAAATACGGATGGTAGTGCAGGGACACTCCTGGTTCGTGCCAAACAATTCATTGATTGTTCCTATGAAGGAGACCTGATGGCCAGGGCTGGCGTCAGTTATACCACCGGCCGGGAAGCCAATTCCCAATACCATGAAACCGTCAACGGCGTACAATTAAAAGAGAAGCACCAGTTCCCCGATGGCGTTGATCCCTATATTTTACCTGGCAAACCGGAAAGCGGGTTGTTATGGGGTATCAGTGCAGCGCCACTGGGCGAGGCAGGCAGTGGCGATAAAAAGATACAGGCCTACAATTTCAGGATCTGCCTGAGCAAAGATCCTGCAAATCAGTTGCCGATCACCCGGCCGGCTGATTATGACTCCACAAAATATGAGCTGTTGCTGCGGCTGCTTGCTGCCAGACCGGCCAGGGGACTTGGGGAGATCCTGAAGATGGACCTGATGCCCAATAACAAAACAGATATTAATAACCAGGGAGCTTTTTCAACCGATATGATCGGGATGAACTATGCGTATCCGGATGGGGACTATGCAACCAGGGACTCCATTTTTCAGGCGCATGTACGTTATACGAAGGGCCTCCTGTATTTCATTGGTCATGATCCCAGGATGCCGGCGCACCTGCGAAATGAAATGCTGCAGTGGGGGTATCCGATGGACGAATACCCGGATACCGAACACTGGACGTCCCAACTGTATGTCAGGGAAGCAAGGCGCATGATAGGAGAGTACGTGATGACCCAGGATAATTGCACGGCAAAGGTAGTGGTGAAAGATGGGATCGGTATGGCTGCCTATACCATGGATTCTCATAATACACAGCGGATAGTAGTCAGTGGAATGGTTAAGAACGAGGGGGATGTACAGCTAAAAGGCGTAAAACCTTATCCCATTGCGTATAGGTCCATCACTCCCGGTAGAAAAGAATGCAGTAACCTGCTGGTGCCTGTTTGCCTGTCGGCCAGCCATATAGCCTATGGTTCTATCCGGATGGAACCGGTATTTATGGTGCTGGCGCAGTCTGCTGCGCTTGCTGCTGTAATAGCCATTGATCAGCGGTGTGCTATCCAGGAAATTCCTGTGGGATCCTTGCAGGAGCAGTTAAACAAGGATCCGCTTGCTGACGGCTCAGTAGCCGAAATACTGATTGATGATGCCGATGTCACAACCGTTACCGGTGAGTGGAGTAAAGAAACTACCGGTGGTTATGGCCCTTCCTTATTGCTCAATGCCGGCAAAGAGCCGGCCAGTGTACGCTTTGAGCCTGTTATCAGGAAGAAAGGAAAGTACCAGGTGTATTTCTATTACCCGAAAGTTGAAAAGGCAGCTGAACTATTGTCTGTTAAAATATACGATGGGAAAAAGTGGAGAACCAATAAGATCCAGAGCAAAGACATCAGGATAGTGGGACAAACATCCGGCGAGTGGGTCTCACTCGGGATGTTTACCTTTCCGGAAGGGAAAAGAGCACTGGTAGAAATATCAAACCAGGATGCCAGTGGCACCATAGCGGCTGATGCCGTATTGTTTGTCCCGGTACGCAATAAAAACTGA
- a CDS encoding GDSL-type esterase/lipase family protein: MPAINSGIGGNNTIDLLERLQVDCLAHQPRLTILMIGTNDMNSKKHVPLETYEQNLSKIITPIVKSGSKLLLMTILPAYEPYLFTRHEASFYDPEGVSGRRKQVNDVIRKTAARYKAGLLDLEQRFLAVGKIGTEKDSLISNEVNSGKTDGIHPTPNGYRFIALSVYDYIIYHNLPKQGIVCFGDSITRGDGSVNGESYPGYLNKLLTIA, translated from the coding sequence ATGCCCGCTATTAACAGCGGGATCGGGGGCAACAATACCATCGATCTGCTGGAACGTTTACAGGTAGATTGCCTGGCTCACCAGCCCAGACTGACTATACTGATGATCGGTACAAATGATATGAACAGCAAAAAACATGTACCGCTTGAAACATATGAGCAGAACCTGTCAAAAATAATAACGCCTATCGTGAAAAGCGGCAGCAAATTATTACTGATGACCATTCTCCCGGCATATGAACCCTATTTGTTCACCCGCCACGAGGCTTCTTTTTATGATCCTGAAGGAGTGAGTGGCAGAAGAAAGCAGGTCAATGATGTTATCCGGAAAACAGCTGCCAGGTACAAGGCTGGCTTACTGGACCTGGAACAGCGGTTCCTGGCGGTGGGCAAGATAGGGACGGAAAAGGATTCGTTGATATCAAATGAAGTAAACTCCGGCAAAACAGACGGCATTCATCCTACACCAAACGGCTATAGGTTTATAGCGCTGTCAGTGTACGATTATATTATATATCACAACCTCCCCAAGCAGGGCATTGTTTGCTTTGGAGACAGCATTACCCGGGGTGACGGGTCTGTTAACGGCGAAAGCTATCCCGGCTATCTGAATAAACTCTTAACCATTGCCTGA